A single region of the Halorussus gelatinilyticus genome encodes:
- a CDS encoding HVO_A0114 family putative DNA-binding protein, which translates to MPKLKVTVGERDRLGDRTRRRIEAAEEGVSLDDAQPVLNFESYADLSRLLSQKNLELLEAIAEHEPDSISRAADLVNRDYKQVHRNLSELEDIGVVEFEGGGSGKAKKPLLAYDGLEIDLPFTDSGSDTDVATP; encoded by the coding sequence ATGCCAAAACTCAAAGTTACCGTCGGCGAACGCGACCGATTGGGTGACCGAACGCGTCGGCGGATAGAGGCCGCCGAGGAGGGCGTCTCTCTCGACGACGCACAACCGGTGTTGAACTTCGAGTCGTATGCCGACCTGAGCCGACTCCTCAGTCAGAAAAATTTGGAGCTACTCGAAGCCATCGCCGAACACGAACCCGACAGCATCAGTCGAGCAGCGGACCTAGTCAATCGGGATTACAAGCAGGTCCATCGAAATCTCTCCGAACTCGAAGACATCGGCGTCGTCGAATTCGAGGGCGGCGGCTCCGGTAAGGCAAAGAAGCCACTGCTGGCGTACGACGGGCTTGAAATCGACCTGCCGTTTACCGACTCGGGAAGCGATACCGACGTTGCGACGCCGTAG
- a CDS encoding toxin-antitoxin system TumE family protein has translation MADYTVIEDWQSVEDGYVLDVTIRKTDDDKYPCGWDYSLHLGKVGGETVLRYDNAHERTKGHERHTRSKVEYIDFPGMLELYDRFETEAEEATANRWSWPESV, from the coding sequence ATGGCGGACTACACCGTAATCGAAGACTGGCAGTCTGTCGAGGACGGATACGTACTGGACGTGACGATTCGAAAGACGGACGACGATAAGTATCCGTGCGGATGGGATTACAGTCTCCATCTCGGAAAAGTCGGTGGTGAGACCGTCCTCCGGTACGACAACGCTCACGAACGGACGAAAGGTCACGAGCGCCACACCCGGAGCAAGGTCGAGTACATCGACTTCCCCGGCATGCTCGAACTCTACGACCGGTTCGAGACCGAAGCCGAGGAAGCGACGGCCAACCGATGGAGTTGGCCGGAATCGGTGTAG
- a CDS encoding M24 family metallopeptidase, translating to MTKQERLDAYLAENDLEAVWFARPNSFAWLTGANNVVDREGDVGVAAVGYDGDGLEVVTSNIEANRFRDEEVDAPVTEFQWYEQSLAEAVADHGDAPAAADFDVPGMETVEASPLRQPLTEDDIENYRQLGRETAQAVESVCRELRPGDVESEVASALRVALSARGIEVPVALVGGSERAQKYRHYTPTNARLGEYALVSVTTQRDGLHASATRCVAFESEMDDADLNELGEKHHAARIVEVTALGATRAVADLSGDPASVFQAVQAAYEHLGYDDEWQKHHQGGAAGFAGREWFAAPEVGDDAEITTPMAYAYNPTVRGAKSEDTVLVTDDGFEVLTDTGEWPTTPVDAYDYDGVIERPDVLVQEDGES from the coding sequence ATGACCAAGCAGGAGCGTCTCGACGCCTACCTCGCGGAGAACGACCTCGAAGCCGTCTGGTTCGCGCGACCGAACTCCTTCGCGTGGCTGACCGGTGCGAACAACGTCGTGGACCGCGAGGGCGACGTCGGCGTGGCCGCCGTGGGCTACGACGGCGACGGACTCGAAGTCGTGACGAGTAACATCGAAGCGAACCGCTTCCGCGACGAGGAAGTGGACGCGCCCGTCACCGAGTTCCAGTGGTACGAGCAGTCGCTGGCCGAGGCGGTCGCCGACCACGGCGACGCGCCCGCCGCGGCCGACTTCGACGTGCCCGGCATGGAGACGGTCGAGGCCTCGCCGCTCCGCCAACCGCTAACCGAGGACGACATCGAGAACTACCGGCAACTCGGGCGGGAGACCGCCCAAGCCGTCGAGTCGGTCTGTCGGGAACTCCGACCCGGCGACGTGGAGTCGGAGGTCGCCTCCGCGCTCCGGGTCGCGCTCTCGGCCCGCGGCATCGAGGTGCCCGTCGCGCTGGTCGGCGGAAGCGAGCGCGCCCAGAAGTACCGCCACTACACGCCGACGAACGCCCGACTGGGCGAGTACGCGCTCGTCTCGGTCACGACCCAGCGCGACGGCCTCCACGCCAGCGCGACCCGCTGTGTCGCCTTCGAGTCGGAGATGGACGACGCCGACCTGAACGAACTCGGCGAGAAGCACCACGCCGCCCGCATCGTGGAAGTGACCGCGCTCGGCGCGACGCGGGCGGTCGCCGACCTCTCGGGCGACCCCGCCAGCGTCTTTCAGGCGGTTCAGGCCGCCTACGAGCATCTGGGTTACGACGACGAGTGGCAGAAACACCATCAGGGCGGCGCGGCCGGGTTCGCGGGCCGGGAGTGGTTCGCCGCGCCCGAGGTCGGCGACGACGCCGAAATCACGACGCCGATGGCCTACGCCTACAACCCGACAGTTCGGGGTGCCAAGAGCGAGGACACCGTGCTGGTGACGGACGACGGCTTCGAGGTGCTGACCGACACCGGCGAGTGGCCGACGACGCCGGTGGACGCCTACGACTACGACGGCGTAATCGAGCGTCCGGACGTGCTGGTGCAGGAAGACGGCGAGAGTTGA
- a CDS encoding COX15/CtaA family protein, translating to MVRFRHLAGVTTGLTFVLILLGVYTAAMGAGLSCSAQWPFCDGGLIPQTWPSFIEWFHRLVAMITGFFILGTAAGSWKYTDEKRIRGAATLALAVTPIQVVLGGATVFVYTPLVQVAHHTAALVIFGALLATTLWSYEETGAPDSRTADTAAGYPSDD from the coding sequence ATGGTCCGGTTCCGCCACCTCGCGGGCGTCACGACCGGTCTCACGTTCGTCCTCATCCTGCTCGGCGTCTACACCGCCGCGATGGGCGCTGGACTGTCGTGTTCGGCCCAGTGGCCCTTCTGCGACGGCGGCCTGATTCCGCAGACGTGGCCGAGCTTCATCGAGTGGTTCCACCGCCTCGTCGCCATGATAACCGGGTTCTTCATCCTCGGCACCGCCGCCGGGTCGTGGAAGTACACAGACGAGAAGCGCATCCGGGGCGCGGCCACCCTCGCGCTCGCCGTCACGCCGATTCAGGTCGTGTTGGGCGGCGCGACGGTGTTCGTCTACACGCCGCTCGTGCAGGTCGCCCATCACACCGCCGCGCTGGTAATCTTCGGCGCGCTGTTGGCGACGACGCTGTGGTCCTACGAGGAGACGGGCGCGCCCGACTCCCGGACCGCCGACACTGCGGCCGGCTATCCGAGCGACGACTGA
- a CDS encoding transporter substrate-binding domain-containing protein, whose translation MDRRSFVKGSAGIVGGLAMGGVSGAQNQGPVRIGSDIPYKPFEYRTAQGKLTGFDPAMAQAIFAEEMGLEYEFVDTGFDTIIPSLNNGNFRIIMSAMTINEQRDQKVDFSDPYFVAYQTVAILQGSDIDELSDLRGKTVAVQKGTTGEAAAEELKKQFDGELTIDSYDQIPGAFNALLRNQAVAVINDNAVNAQYTQEQERIVLLKGEGVAAEQQGENAPDYLTLTVEEYGIAFRQDDDEFRQRVNDALNRVIGSGRYEELYREFFPGNPPASILARARPQPGTTAANGTATGNATGTTTDTNSSG comes from the coding sequence ATCGACAGGCGGTCGTTTGTCAAGGGGAGTGCAGGAATCGTCGGCGGACTCGCGATGGGCGGGGTCTCCGGAGCGCAGAATCAGGGGCCCGTCCGAATCGGCTCGGACATCCCGTACAAGCCGTTCGAGTACCGGACCGCGCAGGGGAAGTTGACCGGGTTCGACCCGGCGATGGCGCAGGCCATCTTCGCCGAGGAGATGGGCCTCGAATACGAGTTCGTGGACACCGGGTTCGACACCATCATTCCGAGTCTCAACAACGGGAACTTCCGAATCATCATGTCCGCGATGACCATCAACGAGCAGCGCGACCAGAAGGTGGACTTCTCGGACCCGTACTTCGTGGCCTACCAGACCGTCGCCATCCTGCAGGGGAGCGACATCGACGAGCTATCCGACCTCCGTGGGAAGACGGTCGCGGTCCAGAAGGGGACGACCGGCGAGGCCGCCGCCGAGGAACTGAAAAAGCAGTTCGACGGCGAACTCACCATCGACAGCTACGACCAGATTCCGGGCGCGTTCAACGCCTTGCTCCGGAATCAGGCGGTCGCGGTCATCAACGACAACGCGGTCAACGCTCAGTACACCCAAGAGCAGGAGCGCATCGTCCTGCTGAAGGGTGAAGGCGTCGCCGCCGAGCAACAGGGCGAGAACGCGCCGGACTACCTCACGCTCACGGTTGAGGAGTACGGCATCGCCTTCCGGCAGGACGACGACGAGTTCCGCCAGCGGGTCAACGACGCGCTCAACCGTGTCATCGGGAGCGGACGCTACGAGGAGCTGTATCGGGAGTTCTTCCCCGGTAATCCGCCAGCGAGCATTCTGGCCCGCGCTCGGCCCCAACCGGGGACGACTGCGGCGAACGGCACGGCGACCGGAAACGCCACGGGGACCACCACGGACACGAACTCCAGCGGATAA
- a CDS encoding amino acid ABC transporter permease yields the protein MAETYTEDRGGEVTTDEGLLTDERVKWAGLSVAVAFTATIIAFVGYILLEFVDYELLMVVWPRFVGATWLVIQIVLISSVLALTAGVFVGLGRVSKTALTNSIATAYVEFFRGTPLLFQLFIIYLGIPQLWPPAWGPFPATNWSFAAAIIGLTLNHAAYVGEAVKGGINAVPDGQMEAARSLGMSYVDSMREVILPQASRNALAAIGNDLVILVKDTSLLTVLAVPEIISVFRNINSNQFDAWTPIVLVSISYLVITLPLMRTIRYFEARAEWGSGDDEDEEPRDWLAWGEH from the coding sequence ATGGCCGAGACCTACACCGAGGACCGCGGCGGCGAGGTAACGACCGACGAGGGGCTACTGACCGACGAGCGAGTCAAGTGGGCGGGGCTGTCGGTCGCGGTGGCGTTCACCGCAACCATCATCGCGTTCGTCGGGTACATCCTGCTGGAGTTCGTGGACTACGAACTCCTGATGGTCGTTTGGCCGCGGTTCGTGGGGGCGACGTGGCTCGTCATCCAAATCGTGCTCATCTCCAGCGTCCTCGCGCTGACGGCCGGGGTGTTCGTCGGTCTCGGGCGAGTGTCGAAGACCGCACTCACGAACTCGATAGCCACGGCGTACGTCGAGTTCTTCCGGGGGACGCCGTTGCTGTTCCAGCTGTTCATCATCTACCTCGGGATTCCGCAACTCTGGCCGCCCGCGTGGGGGCCGTTCCCGGCGACGAACTGGAGCTTCGCGGCCGCCATCATCGGGCTGACGCTGAACCACGCCGCCTACGTCGGCGAGGCTGTCAAGGGCGGCATCAACGCGGTGCCCGACGGTCAGATGGAGGCCGCCCGGTCGCTCGGGATGTCATACGTCGATTCGATGCGCGAGGTCATCCTGCCTCAAGCGTCCCGGAACGCGCTGGCGGCCATCGGCAACGACCTCGTGATTCTGGTGAAAGACACCTCGCTGTTGACCGTGCTGGCGGTCCCGGAGATTATCAGCGTGTTCAGAAACATCAACTCCAACCAGTTCGACGCGTGGACGCCCATCGTCCTCGTCTCTATCTCGTACCTCGTCATCACCCTCCCGCTCATGCGGACCATCCGGTACTTCGAGGCCCGCGCCGAGTGGGGATCGGGCGACGACGAGGACGAAGAACCGAGGGACTGGCTCGCGTGGGGTGAGCACTGA
- a CDS encoding amino acid ABC transporter ATP-binding protein, whose protein sequence is MSDAGETTATTDDLASGQPMVEFEGVDKFFGSAHVLKDIDLAVEEREVVVVVGPSGSGKSTLLRCVNRLEEIQDGEVRIGGESITAPGVDVNRLRQKVGMVFQHFNLFPHKTALENVTLAPVRVRGLSTAEARRTGEDLLKEVGLGDQMDSYPAELSGGQQQRVAIARALAMDPDVMLFDEVTSALDPELVGEVLGVMRGLAEEGMTMLVVTHEMGFAREVGDRVVLMSEGRIVEEGPPDEFFDRPGTDRAKQFLERVL, encoded by the coding sequence ATGAGCGACGCCGGTGAGACCACGGCCACGACCGACGACCTCGCCAGCGGGCAACCGATGGTCGAGTTCGAGGGCGTGGACAAGTTCTTCGGGAGCGCGCACGTCCTGAAGGACATCGACCTCGCGGTCGAGGAGCGGGAAGTGGTCGTCGTCGTCGGCCCGAGCGGGAGCGGGAAGTCCACGCTCCTGCGGTGCGTCAACCGCCTCGAAGAGATTCAGGACGGCGAGGTCCGCATCGGCGGTGAGTCCATCACCGCGCCGGGCGTGGACGTGAACCGCCTCCGCCAGAAGGTCGGCATGGTCTTCCAGCACTTCAACCTCTTCCCGCACAAGACGGCCCTGGAGAACGTCACGCTCGCGCCCGTGCGAGTTCGAGGTCTTTCGACGGCCGAGGCCCGACGGACGGGCGAGGACCTGCTGAAGGAGGTCGGTTTGGGCGATCAGATGGACTCGTATCCCGCGGAGCTATCGGGCGGCCAGCAACAGCGGGTCGCCATCGCTCGCGCGCTGGCGATGGACCCCGACGTGATGCTGTTCGACGAGGTAACCTCGGCGCTCGACCCGGAACTCGTCGGCGAGGTGCTGGGCGTCATGCGCGGCCTCGCCGAGGAGGGCATGACGATGCTGGTCGTTACCCACGAGATGGGGTTCGCCCGCGAGGTCGGCGACCGCGTGGTGCTGATGTCGGAGGGCCGTATCGTTGAGGAGGGACCTCCCGACGAGTTCTTCGACCGTCCGGGGACCGACCGGGCCAAGCAGTTCCTCGAGCGCGTGCTGTGA
- a CDS encoding basic amino acid ABC transporter substrate-binding protein, protein MEHRTSVDMDRRTYVKVVGASSVAGLTGTAGCVGSISGSGDESTTTEKGGKLTAGTAPGFPPFEMKKGGELVGFDIDLLEAVVSESEYTLSGWEEFEFKGLMPALASEKIDVIAGAMTINDERDKKIDFSNPYYSADQSILVRKGGDFSPSKLGDFSGHPVGAQKGTTGEGIIKDELISKGKLKESNYNSYGSYVLAVEDLVNGNIDAIVIDKPVAKTFQSERDVSIAFTYETGEQYGFGVRQGDSEVQKALNSGLKAVRDSGKYAEIRNKWFSDS, encoded by the coding sequence ATGGAACACAGAACTTCCGTCGATATGGACCGGCGTACCTACGTGAAGGTCGTCGGTGCGAGCAGCGTCGCAGGGCTGACCGGAACCGCGGGTTGTGTCGGTAGCATCTCCGGAAGCGGCGACGAGAGCACCACCACCGAAAAGGGCGGCAAACTGACCGCCGGGACCGCGCCCGGCTTTCCCCCGTTCGAGATGAAGAAGGGCGGCGAACTCGTCGGCTTCGACATCGACCTGCTGGAGGCGGTCGTCTCCGAGAGCGAGTACACGCTCTCGGGATGGGAGGAGTTCGAGTTCAAGGGACTCATGCCCGCGCTGGCTAGCGAGAAAATCGACGTCATCGCTGGCGCGATGACCATCAACGACGAGCGCGACAAGAAAATCGACTTCTCGAACCCCTACTACAGCGCCGACCAGTCGATACTCGTGCGCAAGGGCGGCGACTTCTCGCCGTCGAAACTCGGCGACTTCTCGGGCCACCCCGTCGGCGCGCAGAAGGGCACCACTGGCGAGGGCATCATCAAGGACGAACTCATCTCGAAGGGCAAACTCAAGGAGTCGAACTACAACTCCTACGGGAGCTACGTGCTGGCCGTCGAGGACCTCGTGAACGGCAACATCGACGCCATCGTCATCGACAAGCCGGTCGCCAAGACGTTCCAGAGCGAGCGGGACGTCTCCATCGCGTTCACCTACGAGACCGGCGAGCAGTACGGCTTCGGCGTGCGCCAGGGCGACAGCGAGGTCCAGAAGGCCCTCAACAGCGGTCTGAAGGCCGTCCGCGACAGCGGAAAGTACGCCGAGATTCGCAACAAGTGGTTCAGCGACTCGTAG
- a CDS encoding amino acid ABC transporter permease, which produces MLTPLLSSDWTFVVENVPYLFGGIVLTVALTAASILLGFAAGFPAGTVEVYGGRYASGAVETVGVVLRGTPIVVILLFAYFGTPIESAFAAAVLGLGLRSAAYQSQIFRGAIQSIDEGQMEAARAVGMSRLQAIRHVVVPQALRRSIPGFQNEFTIVLKDTSVAFAIGLSELLTRSNDLFVQNTNAVLEVILFASAVYFVLTFATNRTLDYVGNVFAVPTGDST; this is translated from the coding sequence GTGCTGACTCCCCTGCTCTCGAGCGACTGGACGTTCGTCGTCGAGAACGTGCCGTACCTGTTCGGCGGGATAGTGCTGACCGTCGCGCTGACGGCCGCCAGCATCCTGCTCGGCTTCGCCGCCGGATTCCCGGCGGGGACCGTCGAGGTGTACGGCGGTCGGTACGCCAGCGGCGCGGTCGAGACGGTCGGCGTCGTCCTCCGGGGGACGCCCATCGTCGTCATCCTGCTGTTCGCGTACTTCGGGACGCCCATCGAGAGCGCGTTCGCCGCGGCCGTCCTCGGTCTCGGCCTGCGAAGTGCGGCCTACCAGTCCCAGATATTCCGGGGTGCGATACAGAGCATCGACGAGGGACAGATGGAGGCCGCCCGCGCGGTCGGGATGTCCCGATTGCAAGCGATTCGCCACGTCGTCGTCCCGCAGGCGCTCCGTCGGTCGATTCCGGGGTTCCAGAACGAATTCACCATCGTCCTCAAGGACACGAGCGTCGCGTTCGCCATCGGTCTCTCGGAGCTGCTGACCCGGAGCAACGACCTGTTCGTCCAGAACACCAACGCCGTGCTGGAGGTCATCCTGTTCGCCAGCGCGGTGTACTTCGTGCTGACGTTCGCCACCAATCGGACGCTGGACTACGTCGGCAACGTCTTCGCAGTTCCCACAGGTGATTCCACATGA
- a CDS encoding amino acid ABC transporter ATP-binding protein, whose amino-acid sequence MSLLRVENLSKSYGDERVLRDVSFEMDRGDVEVVVGPSGSGKSTLLRCVNRLTEYDSGDIYLDGDSTTGPDADVNQLRRDVGMVFQDFNLFAHLTARKNITLGLRRVKGLSKEEARSAADEHLEMVGLAAQADSYPAELSGGQKQRVGIARALAMEPKLMLFDEPTSALDPELIGEVVGVMEKLVERGMTMLVVTHEMGFARSAASTVTFLEDGNIVERGPPEQLFESPEQARTGEFLGRLDKVHADHE is encoded by the coding sequence ATGAGTCTGCTACGCGTCGAGAACCTCTCGAAGAGCTACGGTGACGAACGCGTCCTCCGGGACGTGAGCTTCGAAATGGACCGGGGCGACGTCGAAGTCGTCGTCGGCCCGAGCGGGAGCGGGAAGTCCACGCTCCTGCGGTGTGTCAACCGCCTCACGGAGTACGACTCCGGCGACATCTACCTCGACGGGGACAGTACGACGGGACCGGACGCGGACGTGAACCAGCTTCGGCGGGACGTCGGCATGGTGTTCCAGGACTTCAACCTGTTCGCGCACCTGACCGCCCGCAAGAACATCACCTTGGGTCTCCGGCGGGTCAAGGGACTCTCGAAGGAGGAAGCCAGAAGCGCGGCCGACGAACACCTCGAAATGGTCGGTCTCGCGGCGCAGGCCGACTCCTACCCGGCGGAACTCTCGGGCGGCCAGAAACAGCGGGTCGGCATCGCCCGGGCACTGGCGATGGAACCCAAACTGATGCTGTTCGACGAACCGACCAGCGCGCTCGACCCCGAACTCATCGGCGAGGTGGTCGGCGTGATGGAGAAACTGGTCGAGCGCGGGATGACGATGCTGGTCGTCACCCACGAGATGGGGTTCGCCCGGTCGGCGGCCAGCACCGTCACCTTCCTCGAAGACGGCAACATCGTCGAGCGTGGCCCGCCCGAACAGTTGTTCGAGAGCCCCGAACAGGCGCGGACCGGGGAGTTCCTCGGTCGCCTCGACAAGGTCCACGCCGACCATGAGTGA
- a CDS encoding amino acid ABC transporter permease, protein MSDVTRRATAVPRWRSYGLRQWLGVAAAALFWGWLVFRWVNDWLLGGAVVPPGQPLIPAAAFAGVAESLSAAADALGLLGWPLAQVAGLFSFLATGAPALPALAQGAWLTVVLTVTSIALGFVLAVPLAVTRVYGEKTAWLSLAYTELIRGTPLLAQLFVLYYGMGLSAWIRELPLVGVGFVPNQAVWVAIIGFTINGSAYQSEYIRAAIESVDSGQLTAARAVGMSKLAGIRHVVLPQGLRYAIPGWSNELVYLIKYSSLAAFITVPELFERADAVASETFEFTTMYAFAALLYLGLVLSASKLMSVVERRFAIPGIGTVEGRDQ, encoded by the coding sequence ATGAGTGACGTGACTCGGCGTGCGACGGCGGTCCCGCGCTGGCGGTCGTACGGACTCCGCCAGTGGCTCGGCGTCGCGGCCGCGGCGCTGTTCTGGGGGTGGCTCGTCTTCCGGTGGGTCAACGACTGGCTGCTCGGCGGGGCCGTCGTTCCGCCCGGCCAACCGCTAATTCCGGCCGCGGCGTTCGCCGGCGTCGCCGAGTCGCTGTCGGCGGCGGCCGACGCGCTCGGTCTCCTCGGGTGGCCCCTCGCGCAGGTCGCGGGACTGTTCTCGTTCCTCGCGACCGGCGCGCCGGCGCTCCCCGCGCTGGCGCAGGGCGCGTGGTTGACCGTCGTGCTGACGGTCACCAGCATCGCGCTGGGGTTCGTCCTCGCCGTCCCGCTCGCGGTCACGCGGGTGTACGGCGAGAAGACGGCGTGGCTCTCGCTGGCCTACACCGAACTCATCCGCGGGACGCCGCTGCTGGCCCAGTTGTTCGTGCTCTACTACGGCATGGGGCTGTCGGCGTGGATACGTGAACTGCCGCTGGTCGGCGTCGGCTTCGTCCCGAACCAGGCCGTCTGGGTCGCCATCATCGGCTTCACCATCAACGGGTCGGCCTACCAGTCGGAGTACATCCGAGCGGCCATCGAGAGCGTCGATTCTGGACAGTTGACCGCGGCCCGCGCGGTCGGGATGTCGAAGCTCGCCGGGATTCGCCACGTCGTCCTGCCGCAGGGGCTTCGCTACGCGATACCTGGCTGGTCGAACGAACTGGTCTATCTCATCAAGTACTCGTCGCTGGCGGCGTTCATCACCGTCCCCGAACTGTTCGAGCGCGCCGACGCCGTCGCGTCCGAGACGTTCGAGTTCACCACGATGTACGCGTTCGCCGCGCTCCTCTATCTCGGACTCGTCCTCTCGGCGTCGAAACTGATGTCGGTCGTCGAACGCCGGTTCGCCATCCCCGGCATCGGCACGGTCGAGGGTCGAGACCAGTAG
- a CDS encoding Na+/H+ antiporter NhaC family protein: protein MALESIDAGVWSLVPAILAITLAWTTRDALIGLFVGVASAGPIYGALKPGAAAVGVPPDMVGQVLVSQIQTPWLTVGPVTTGNLLGALFGLKLIPTLVATAPLFSSAWYVENVLLAIFAIGGMIGLMIRAGAIQGVLEALADWADSPADAEKAAYIAGIAVHIDDYFNCLVVGSMMRPLTDKYNVSRAKLAYYVDSAGSPAARLAFYSTWGAALIGFIGAGLESAASQGVLPQAMSGFVKAGSDGPTAVTAEIWPLFFNSLFFGFYSWVALIIAALVAWQVFPNIFGMKREEERARAGNGVVGEDHDPMISEEMDRYEMAETATTDWRNFAVPVAVMIAVGLGAMFWRGSPVVHVPGEPENLLFALGGYQFMLPPAGEWAFNIGGVKLGLAATAALVVAAVLYRLRGDIPSNDDATDAMVHGFKGIFLAALILMLASSIQNSVTVLGISNFVTDWFRGVPAAVIPLLVFLATAGISFADGSSWSTYGIMFPIAIPVAFTTGANLPLVLGAVFSGGIFGDHSSPISDTTVLASSTSGSDHLVHVRTQIPYAVVTAAIAGTLFLLLGFVLPQGFEIFPY from the coding sequence ATGGCTCTCGAAAGTATCGACGCTGGCGTCTGGTCGCTCGTCCCCGCCATCCTCGCCATCACGCTGGCGTGGACGACCCGAGACGCGCTCATCGGCCTGTTCGTCGGCGTAGCGAGCGCCGGACCGATTTACGGCGCGCTGAAACCGGGCGCGGCCGCGGTCGGCGTGCCGCCGGACATGGTGGGTCAAGTACTCGTCTCGCAGATACAAACCCCGTGGTTGACGGTCGGCCCGGTCACGACAGGAAACCTCCTCGGCGCGCTGTTCGGCCTGAAATTGATTCCGACGCTCGTCGCCACCGCACCCCTGTTCAGTTCCGCGTGGTACGTCGAGAACGTCCTTCTCGCCATCTTCGCCATCGGCGGGATGATAGGCTTGATGATTCGGGCGGGCGCGATTCAGGGCGTCCTCGAAGCGCTCGCCGACTGGGCCGACTCCCCGGCGGACGCCGAGAAGGCGGCCTACATCGCGGGAATCGCGGTCCACATCGACGACTACTTCAACTGCTTGGTGGTCGGGTCGATGATGCGCCCACTGACGGACAAGTACAACGTCTCGCGGGCGAAGTTGGCCTACTACGTGGACTCGGCGGGGAGTCCGGCCGCGCGCCTCGCGTTCTACTCGACGTGGGGCGCGGCGCTCATCGGCTTCATCGGCGCGGGACTCGAATCCGCCGCGAGTCAGGGCGTGCTTCCCCAAGCGATGAGCGGGTTCGTGAAGGCCGGGAGCGACGGGCCGACCGCGGTCACGGCCGAGATATGGCCGCTGTTCTTCAACAGCCTCTTCTTCGGGTTCTACTCGTGGGTCGCGCTCATCATCGCCGCGCTGGTCGCGTGGCAGGTCTTCCCGAACATCTTCGGGATGAAGCGAGAGGAGGAGCGCGCTCGCGCCGGGAACGGCGTCGTCGGCGAGGACCACGACCCGATGATCTCCGAGGAGATGGACCGCTACGAGATGGCCGAGACCGCGACGACCGACTGGCGGAACTTCGCGGTCCCGGTCGCGGTGATGATAGCGGTCGGTCTCGGCGCGATGTTCTGGCGCGGGAGTCCCGTGGTCCACGTGCCCGGCGAACCCGAGAACCTGCTGTTCGCGCTCGGGGGCTATCAGTTCATGCTCCCGCCCGCGGGCGAGTGGGCGTTCAACATCGGCGGCGTCAAGTTGGGACTCGCGGCGACGGCGGCGCTGGTCGTCGCGGCGGTTCTGTACCGCCTGCGCGGGGATATCCCGAGCAACGACGACGCGACCGACGCGATGGTCCACGGGTTCAAGGGTATCTTCCTCGCGGCGCTCATCCTGATGTTGGCCTCCTCGATTCAGAACAGCGTCACCGTGCTAGGCATCTCGAACTTCGTCACCGACTGGTTCCGGGGCGTCCCGGCCGCGGTGATTCCCCTGCTCGTGTTCCTCGCCACCGCAGGCATCAGTTTCGCCGACGGGAGTTCGTGGTCCACCTACGGCATCATGTTCCCCATCGCCATCCCGGTGGCGTTCACGACGGGCGCGAATCTGCCGCTCGTGCTGGGCGCGGTGTTCAGTGGCGGCATCTTCGGCGACCACTCCTCGCCCATCTCGGACACGACGGTGCTGGCGTCCTCGACGTCGGGGAGCGACCACCTCGTCCACGTCCGGACCCAGATTCCCTACGCGGTCGTCACGGCGGCCATCGCGGGGACGCTCTTCCTGTTGCTCGGGTTCGTCCTGCCGCAGGGCTTCGAGATATTCCCGTACTGA